The proteins below are encoded in one region of Malaclemys terrapin pileata isolate rMalTer1 chromosome 20, rMalTer1.hap1, whole genome shotgun sequence:
- the LOC128826422 gene encoding cytochrome P450 2G1-like codes for MGGGYITTLLLLLCISGLIYLLVRRPRSRGSHLPPGPTPLPFLGNALQLKAEGMVNSLRELRDKYGPVFTVHLGPRRVVVLWGYEAVKEALEDRADEFSGRGRLAAFEEVVQGFGLLFANGERWRQLRRFSLAALQDFGPGQRSVEERIQEEAQRLVEEFRKTKGSPFDPTFFLSRSASSVICSIVFGQRFDYADESFLDVLAKTNQVFVRLSSTWGQLYEMFSWVMRFLPGAHKQIFRDLEDINSFILERIKVNQASLDRENPRDFIDCFLLQMEKEILNPATEFHLRNLVLTVFNLFFVGTELVSSTLRYGLLVLLKHPEVEEKMTQEIDRVIGRSRMPAVEDRSRMPYTDAVIHEIQRFSDVIPMNLPHALTRDTHFRGYAIPKGTEVFPVLSSVLRDPGRFRDPERFDPGRFLDEQGRLKANEAFMPFSTGKRSCVGQELARMELFIFLTAILQNFTLKSPVPPRDIDLTPRGGGFAHVPPCYQLCAVPRGGGSHAEEEPPKDRPQGTAGASKGPKPAT; via the exons ATGGGGGGCGGATACATAACcactcttctgctgctgctctgtattTCCGGCCTGATCTACCTCCTTGTGCGCAGACCAAGGTCCCGAGGAAGCCACCTtccccccggccccactcccctgcctttCCTGGGCAACGCACTACAGCTTAAAGCTGAGGGGATGGTGAATTCGCTCAGGGAG CTCCGGGACAAGTACGGCCCAGTCTTCACGGTTCATCTGGGCCCCCGGCGGGTCGTGGTCCTGTGGGGGTACGAGGCCGTGAAGGAGGCCCTCGAGGATCGAGCCGACGAGTTCAGCGGGAGAGGGAGGCTGGCGGCCTTCGAGGAAGTTGTCCAGGGGTTTG GGCTGCTCTTCGCCAACGGGGAGCGGTGGCGGCAGCTACGCCGGTTCTCCCTCGCTGCGCTGCAGGACTTCGGCCCGGGGCAGCGGAGCGTGGAGGAGCGGATCCAGGAGGAGGCCCAGCGCCTGGTGGAGGAGTTCAGGAAAACCAAGG gTTCGCCCTTCGACCCCACCTTCTTCCTGAGCCGCTCGGCCTCCAGCGTCATCTGCTCCATCGTCTTCGGCCAGCGCTTCGATTACGCGGACGAGAGCTTCCTCGACGTGCTGGCCAAGACTAACCAGGTCTTTGTGCGGCTGAGCTCCACCTGGGGACAG CTCTACGAGATGTTTTCCTGGGTCATGCGCTTCCTTCCGGGAGCCCACAAACAGATCTTCCGAGACCTGGAGGACATCAACAGCTTCATCTTGGAGAGGATCAAAGTGAACCAGGCATCTCTGGACCGTGAGAACCCGCGGGATTTCATCGACTGCTTCCTCCTCCAGATGGAAAAG GAAATTCTGAACCCCGCCACGGAATTCCACCTCAGGAACTTGGTCCTGACGGTGTTCAACCTGTTCTTCGTTGGCACCGAGCTCGTCAGCTCCACCCTGCGCTACGGACTCCTGGTCCTGCTGAAACACCCGGAGGTAGAAG AGAAGATGACCCAGGAGATCGACCGAGTGATCGGGCGTAGCCGCATGCCGGCGGTGGAGGACCGGAGCCGCATGCCCTACACCGACGCCGTCATTCATGAGATCCAGAGGTTCAGCGACGTTATTCCCATGAACCTCCCGCACGCCCTGACCCGGGACACCCACTTCAGGGGATACGCCATTCCCAAG GGCACGGAGGTGTTCCCGGTGCTGAGCTCTGTCCTGCGGGACCCCGGCCGCTTCAGGGACCCCGAGAGATTCGACCCCGGGCGCTTCCTTGACGAGCAGGGTCGCCTCAAGGCGAACGAGGCCTTCATGCCGTTCTCCACAG GGAAGCGAAGCTGCGTGGGCCAGGAGCTGGCCAGAATGGAGCTGTTCATCTTCCTGACCGCCATCCTGCAGAACTTCACCCTAAAGTCCCCCGTGCCCCCGCGAGACATCGACCTCACGCCGCGCGGTGGCGGCTTTGCCCACGTACCTCCCTGCTACCAGCTCTGCGCGGTGCCGCGCGGCGGAGGGAGCCACGCGGAGGAGGAGCCGCCCAAAGATCGTCCGCAGGGGACAGCGGGGGCCTCGAAAGGGCCAAAGCCAGCAACGTAA